The Lycium ferocissimum isolate CSIRO_LF1 chromosome 10, AGI_CSIRO_Lferr_CH_V1, whole genome shotgun sequence genome window below encodes:
- the LOC132033836 gene encoding calmodulin-7-like, with translation MADQLTDDQISEFKEAFSLFDKDGDGCITTKELGTVMRSLGQNPTEAELQDMINEVDADGNGTIDFPEFLNLMARKMKDTDSEEELKEAFRVFDKDQNGFISAAELRHVMTNLGEKLTDEEVDEMIREADVDGDGQINYEEFVKIMMAK, from the exons ATGGCAGATCAACTCACAGATGATCAGATCTCTGAATTTAAAGAAGCCTTTAGTCTCTTTGACAAAGATGGAGATG GTTGCATCACAACTAAGGAGCTTGGAACTGTAATGCGGTCGTTGGGGCAGAACCCAACTGAGGCCGAGCTTCAAGacatgatcaatgaagttgatGCTGATGGAAATGGGACAATTGATTTCCCGGAGTTCCTTAACTTGATGGCTCGCAAGATGAAGGACACTGATTCTGAGGAGGAGCTCAAGGAAGCTTTCAGAGTGTTTGACAAGGATCAGAATGGATTCATCTCCGCAGCTGAGCTTCGTCATGTCATGACAAACCTCGGTGAGAAGCTTACTGATGAAGAGGTCGATGAGATGATCCGTGAAGCTGATGTGGATGGGGATGGGCAGATCAACTACGAGGAGTTCGTCAAGATTATGATGGCCAAGTGA